The following proteins are encoded in a genomic region of Gimesia algae:
- a CDS encoding tetratricopeptide repeat protein produces the protein MNNTPERPVLLRSEAIPVACYSELTRDQRIGLRQLLRRLNTALTDLDNRLEVPTRPAWISNDRLAQLAFIDGQRGTGKTTLMVTLVRLIVTDPNDDFYHNFIRNDGVGSSEKKKIPPEEDFSALVKPLKDRIVVLEPLDMEPLPKSTPLLAAILARLSSAAREFDPGRNEFRGLLDPTLDDNHDFIRFQQFQAKIARALDGNLDNRSGSLDREQYGQAVMEQEQDRLQIRQTLDDVLNQLTKAIGGNQGNPQRCMFLVPVDDVDLNPDRCLELLRLLRIYSPPQLYFLLMGQFDLVKSIVNMSMTNEYEQVRPLKPKRRTAADELLERKILEVAAANLQKMVPDVIELPQLSIQEIMTFRPTGMQKNYSQDKQSQTLGDLFKKIKLKNSAVLPAEIGNLYQLLMFHRDPDISRNQNSSDFQIGTYPGLGAFQVTLRKLVDLYRDLYEALREEALVEKPKTGQSNLLEEDLVLRVFDRYWEKIVSEDALLDSESRERLQREGIDACEVVPGSEDLVFNHYSIDGALVNIFGSSNDEEATYQPLLSIADLNQNDGLPRLQISRPYNDHVDASLFTGEIIDSRTRCAYVLIHDLRVARASREQDDLLTGINISSPVTMLWRSESGKTVSVPWPVPRLPSFAKVTALFHEISNDLKVSRSKLTRHRRSIRLRNKNSRVLKRFQSISQHLLEELVRSWVINGQNAILSVPNDGIGRKAQWGTIVTWLEKNAVRNSALQNDWFMQIVMLTLPETCALDLIVKPRHLEKIDDAEQRHSVVKLLEFSLEHVQELKGRRSQQFDTLWTDEFRDLWIFLNDKFTDDSWINLKLRQPIQRTRNEFRIALDEFGEDFSKKLEGTENRLAFEMELNSIRGMIQQGESQLDSNALSACNLLSRAAETAEKLYELNPKETKLAFMLIDAAEFLGNGYTELLSPRKSYEQYLRAVNVISTINQKQRAELKLRQLRLNLKIARLQFFTEGELSVQDEVSQVIEECREKHDDQPENIEWNKLYVEGITLQGIIQRELGNYNSSESTIRYSIELLSSSQYTPKEDNYAIEWARSFLSSVLRRKGDLESSKQIAEDVWKSVKINAGRQIANNELQDLHLFSTRLLSQILLDQNHLTESVDLAREAVTTAERHSQRNITSMIRIRDLARSRVELARVLRLFYMQSDNSRNHIQEALGLLDRAIPELERINSFDPFGYETAFDLGTGYLELARISRIMDASEKAEENLGKAINAMNRALDVDPNKAPVLLKIAEVHWEAYKNTKSTKQKHEHRAVVEDCLESARESNNYFYSEIQEIERELSKQSRKSPRSKKKR, from the coding sequence ATGAATAACACACCAGAACGGCCCGTATTATTACGATCCGAAGCCATTCCTGTCGCCTGCTATTCCGAGCTGACGCGTGATCAGCGAATCGGCTTGCGCCAACTGCTCAGGCGACTGAATACCGCACTGACTGATTTGGATAACCGCCTGGAAGTTCCCACCAGACCTGCCTGGATAAGCAATGATCGTTTAGCTCAATTAGCATTTATTGATGGGCAAAGAGGAACTGGAAAAACAACCCTGATGGTCACTCTGGTGCGGCTGATTGTCACTGATCCGAATGACGATTTCTATCATAATTTTATCAGAAATGACGGAGTGGGATCATCCGAAAAGAAAAAGATCCCTCCTGAGGAAGATTTTTCAGCTCTGGTTAAACCACTTAAGGATCGGATTGTCGTGCTGGAGCCTCTGGATATGGAACCGCTCCCCAAGAGTACACCTCTATTAGCAGCTATTCTGGCTCGGCTAAGTAGCGCTGCCAGGGAATTTGATCCGGGCCGAAACGAATTCCGGGGACTGCTCGACCCCACCCTTGATGATAATCATGACTTCATTCGCTTTCAACAGTTCCAGGCAAAAATCGCACGGGCCCTGGACGGCAATCTGGATAATCGCAGTGGAAGCCTTGATCGAGAACAGTATGGTCAGGCTGTCATGGAGCAGGAACAGGACCGGTTACAGATCAGACAGACGCTGGATGATGTTTTAAACCAGTTAACAAAAGCCATTGGAGGAAATCAAGGTAATCCGCAACGGTGTATGTTTCTGGTGCCGGTGGATGATGTCGATTTAAATCCAGATCGTTGCCTGGAGTTATTACGGCTCTTACGTATCTATTCTCCTCCACAACTCTATTTTCTGCTGATGGGACAGTTTGATCTGGTCAAGAGCATCGTGAACATGTCGATGACCAACGAATATGAACAGGTTCGCCCGCTAAAGCCTAAAAGGAGAACCGCAGCAGATGAATTACTCGAACGAAAAATTCTGGAAGTTGCTGCCGCGAATCTACAAAAAATGGTTCCGGATGTGATTGAATTGCCTCAGTTATCCATCCAGGAAATCATGACGTTCCGACCCACGGGAATGCAAAAAAATTATAGCCAAGATAAACAGTCTCAAACCCTGGGTGATTTATTCAAGAAAATCAAATTAAAAAACTCGGCTGTATTACCTGCTGAAATCGGCAATCTATATCAATTGCTTATGTTCCATCGCGATCCTGATATTTCCCGTAATCAAAACTCGTCCGATTTTCAGATTGGTACTTATCCCGGACTTGGAGCATTCCAGGTAACACTTCGCAAACTGGTCGATTTATACAGAGACCTGTATGAAGCGTTAAGAGAAGAAGCATTAGTCGAGAAGCCGAAAACCGGGCAAAGTAACCTGCTCGAAGAAGATCTGGTTCTGCGAGTCTTTGACCGTTACTGGGAAAAAATTGTCAGTGAAGATGCCCTGCTGGATTCAGAGAGCCGTGAGCGTCTGCAGCGGGAGGGGATTGATGCCTGTGAAGTTGTTCCTGGTAGTGAGGATCTGGTCTTTAATCACTACTCAATCGATGGTGCTTTGGTCAATATCTTTGGATCCAGTAATGATGAGGAGGCAACCTATCAGCCTCTTCTCTCGATTGCTGATCTGAACCAGAATGATGGGCTTCCCCGTTTACAGATCTCTCGTCCCTATAATGACCATGTCGATGCATCGCTTTTTACCGGCGAAATTATTGACTCTCGTACCCGCTGCGCTTACGTGCTGATTCACGATCTCAGGGTCGCGAGAGCGTCTCGAGAACAGGATGATCTACTGACAGGAATCAATATTAGCAGTCCGGTGACCATGCTCTGGCGAAGTGAAAGCGGGAAAACAGTCAGTGTACCCTGGCCTGTTCCGCGGCTCCCCTCTTTTGCGAAGGTGACGGCATTATTTCATGAAATCAGTAACGATCTGAAAGTTTCAAGGTCAAAATTGACTCGTCACCGCAGATCAATTCGCCTCAGGAATAAGAATTCCAGGGTCTTGAAAAGGTTTCAGTCAATCTCGCAGCACCTGTTGGAAGAACTGGTTCGGTCCTGGGTGATCAATGGCCAAAATGCAATTCTTTCCGTTCCCAATGATGGAATTGGGCGGAAAGCTCAATGGGGGACAATTGTGACATGGTTGGAGAAAAACGCAGTCAGGAATTCTGCACTTCAAAATGACTGGTTTATGCAGATCGTTATGCTTACTTTACCTGAAACATGTGCGCTCGATCTGATTGTAAAACCCAGACACTTGGAGAAAATCGACGATGCCGAACAACGGCACTCAGTGGTAAAACTCCTGGAATTCTCACTGGAACACGTGCAGGAATTAAAGGGACGACGATCCCAGCAATTTGATACGTTGTGGACAGATGAATTTCGTGATTTATGGATCTTCCTCAATGATAAGTTTACTGACGACTCCTGGATCAATCTCAAACTTCGCCAGCCAATACAGCGCACTAGAAATGAATTTCGAATTGCCCTGGATGAATTTGGGGAGGATTTCAGTAAGAAACTGGAAGGAACTGAAAATCGACTGGCGTTTGAAATGGAACTGAATTCAATTCGCGGGATGATTCAACAGGGAGAGTCTCAATTGGATAGCAATGCTTTATCAGCCTGTAATCTGCTTTCCCGTGCTGCAGAAACAGCAGAAAAACTCTATGAACTGAATCCCAAAGAAACGAAGCTGGCTTTCATGCTGATTGATGCTGCTGAATTTCTGGGAAATGGCTATACAGAATTATTATCTCCTCGAAAATCGTATGAACAATACTTACGAGCTGTGAATGTCATTTCTACTATAAATCAAAAGCAGAGAGCTGAATTGAAGTTACGACAATTGAGGTTGAATCTGAAAATTGCCCGCCTCCAGTTTTTTACGGAAGGTGAACTTAGTGTTCAAGACGAAGTTTCTCAGGTAATTGAAGAATGCAGAGAGAAACATGATGATCAGCCAGAAAATATTGAATGGAATAAATTGTATGTGGAAGGTATTACCTTGCAAGGAATCATTCAGCGAGAACTGGGAAATTATAATTCTTCAGAAAGTACGATTCGCTATTCTATCGAATTACTTAGCTCCTCTCAGTACACACCAAAAGAAGATAACTATGCAATAGAATGGGCGCGCAGTTTTCTCTCATCTGTCCTCAGACGGAAAGGAGATCTGGAATCCTCAAAACAGATTGCTGAAGATGTATGGAAGTCTGTTAAAATAAATGCAGGCCGGCAAATCGCTAATAATGAACTCCAGGACCTTCATCTGTTTTCAACCAGATTGTTAAGTCAGATACTGCTTGATCAAAATCATCTCACTGAGTCAGTCGATCTGGCCCGTGAAGCTGTTACAACCGCCGAACGACACAGCCAGAGAAATATCACTTCAATGATTCGAATACGCGATTTGGCTCGATCAAGAGTTGAACTGGCGCGTGTTTTGCGTCTCTTTTACATGCAAAGTGATAATTCCAGAAATCACATTCAGGAGGCTCTAGGATTATTAGACCGCGCAATTCCAGAACTGGAACGTATCAACTCATTCGATCCATTTGGATATGAAACAGCATTTGACCTGGGAACTGGTTATCTCGAACTTGCGAGAATATCCAGGATCATGGATGCAAGTGAGAAGGCGGAAGAGAACCTGGGGAAAGCAATCAATGCAATGAATCGTGCGCTCGACGTTGA
- a CDS encoding esterase/lipase family protein, which produces MKKSNGDLNEKVVAILDDHIHEIGVHDFTDTLKLETPVGVMRRGGRRRISNNVQTLSLVDTGDLLTWEPGLITKHSFNRRRRSRLSPTSGEVLKQIKFETLPPNQVMEFLTELDKKMTPHQGIRKLTDGRLKKKEPLPQEGRVLLLVHGTFSNNENFLKNLRSTTEGKEFLKRAMKEYNQQVFVFDHPTLSVSPIHNALDLAEEFRNSKAVVDVISHSRGGLVTRWWFEALSPQPELRGKAVLVGSPLAGTGLAAPANIRSALKLLTNYGRALGTISGFASTAVPLLIGVTGLLKVLTSITSFAAHTPLADTVVSLVPGLNGQSRAGDNADLRRLRKLSFGEKRLYFAIRSNFEPEDPGWRFWRYFTNPATHGLNAVTDKIFNSENDLVVDTASMHDLSDNLLIPDSNIYTFPTSDDVHHLNYFQQKETIQHLTHWLLKQEK; this is translated from the coding sequence ATGAAGAAATCCAATGGAGATTTAAACGAGAAAGTAGTCGCGATTCTCGATGACCATATTCACGAGATTGGCGTACATGACTTCACGGATACTCTGAAGTTGGAGACTCCTGTGGGGGTCATGCGACGTGGTGGCCGTCGACGAATCAGTAATAACGTGCAAACATTGTCGCTGGTTGATACAGGAGATTTATTGACCTGGGAACCAGGCCTGATAACGAAACATTCTTTCAACAGGCGACGCAGATCAAGGTTATCCCCCACCTCTGGAGAGGTGTTGAAGCAGATCAAATTTGAAACACTGCCTCCGAATCAAGTCATGGAATTTCTAACTGAACTGGATAAGAAAATGACTCCCCACCAGGGAATCAGAAAGCTGACTGACGGCAGACTGAAAAAGAAAGAACCTCTGCCACAAGAGGGACGTGTTCTGCTGCTGGTTCATGGCACATTCAGTAATAACGAGAATTTTCTAAAAAACCTGAGGTCGACAACAGAAGGCAAAGAGTTCCTCAAACGGGCTATGAAAGAATACAATCAGCAGGTATTTGTATTTGATCATCCCACGCTTTCAGTCAGTCCCATTCACAATGCGCTGGACCTGGCGGAAGAGTTTCGGAACTCAAAAGCAGTGGTGGACGTGATCAGTCACAGTCGCGGGGGACTGGTCACTCGCTGGTGGTTTGAAGCACTAAGCCCGCAACCAGAACTGCGTGGCAAAGCAGTACTGGTAGGAAGCCCCCTGGCAGGAACGGGACTCGCTGCTCCGGCGAATATCCGGTCTGCACTGAAACTTCTCACCAACTATGGAAGAGCCCTGGGTACCATCTCGGGATTTGCTTCCACTGCAGTTCCTCTGCTGATTGGTGTTACGGGACTGCTGAAGGTCTTGACCAGTATTACCAGCTTTGCCGCACATACCCCCCTGGCAGATACAGTGGTCTCGCTGGTTCCGGGACTCAATGGACAGTCCCGCGCAGGGGACAACGCTGATCTGAGACGTCTGCGAAAACTGTCTTTCGGCGAAAAGCGATTGTACTTCGCGATCCGCAGTAATTTCGAGCCAGAAGATCCAGGCTGGAGATTCTGGCGTTATTTTACGAATCCAGCAACGCACGGATTGAATGCGGTTACCGACAAAATATTCAATTCAGAGAACGACCTGGTAGTCGATACCGCTTCCATGCACGACTTGTCAGATAATCTATTGATTCCAGATTCCAATATCTACACCTTTCCCACTAGTGATGATGTGCATCACCTCAATTACTTTCAGCAAAAAGAGACAATTCAACATTTGACGCACTGGTTATTGAAGCAGGAGAAGTAA
- a CDS encoding EthD family reductase, which produces MSDDAQYTFDRVPGIDGFYGASSMERLPTEIAVTDQVHQFGVLCLAKNQTARFSFHRPKDSKMYRLTVMYGHPQDPAVFDRYYHEVHIPLAKTMKGLTGWTIGKCISAEAGSPPPYYLIVSLYAESATGMQAVLESPEGQATIADVSNFATGGVMFMYDEEEVLIPVELKTIGN; this is translated from the coding sequence ATGTCAGACGACGCCCAGTATACCTTCGACCGCGTTCCCGGAATCGATGGTTTCTATGGCGCCAGTTCGATGGAACGACTGCCGACCGAAATCGCAGTAACGGATCAGGTCCACCAGTTTGGGGTTCTGTGTTTAGCGAAAAATCAAACAGCTCGCTTTTCCTTTCACCGACCGAAAGATTCGAAAATGTATCGACTGACTGTAATGTATGGACACCCGCAAGACCCTGCTGTGTTTGATCGCTATTATCACGAAGTCCATATTCCCCTGGCAAAAACCATGAAAGGCCTCACCGGCTGGACCATCGGCAAATGCATCTCCGCGGAGGCAGGCAGCCCTCCGCCGTATTATTTGATTGTCAGTCTCTACGCAGAGTCGGCAACCGGAATGCAGGCGGTTCTCGAAAGTCCCGAAGGGCAGGCAACCATCGCAGATGTCTCTAACTTTGCCACCGGCGGCGTGATGTTTATGTATGACGAGGAAGAGGTTTTGATTCCTGTTGAGCTAAAGACGATAGGAAACTAG
- a CDS encoding arylsulfatase, with translation MKVLSLLIRSPFLLPVLLLSLSLQTTTFAGNQPNIVFILADDLGYGDLGCYGQKKIKTPRIDQMAAAGMKFSQMYAGSTVCAPSRCVLMTGLHMGHCRVRGNTRVKENQSLKPEDVTVAEILKQAGYKTALTGKWGVGEAGTQGVPNLQGFDYFYGYLNQHNAHNYYPGFLWKNGKKVKLNNIVDPETINSDGLGGVASKKVDYSHDLVMQEALDFIDRSAQDPFFLYVALTIPHANNEAGRKVGDGQEVPDYGIYEDTDWKKQNKGQAAMITRMDTGVGQILDKLKALKIDKNTLVIFSSDNGHHREGGNDPEFFDANGPLRGMKRDLYEGGIRVPFIAWWPGTTPADSVSDHIGYFGDLMATAADLADVPCPAGLDSVSILPTLTGHPDQQEQHDFLYWEFYEQGSKQAVRAGKWKAVRMPILTGTTELYNLDQDLGEGKNIADEHPELVKQLEAMMQQAHSDDPLWKPGGKTPKKQPAPGDGKPRF, from the coding sequence ATGAAAGTCCTATCGCTCCTGATCCGTTCCCCGTTTCTGCTGCCGGTTCTACTCCTGAGTCTGTCTCTGCAAACCACAACATTTGCAGGTAATCAGCCGAACATCGTCTTTATACTTGCCGATGATCTGGGCTATGGAGATCTGGGCTGCTACGGGCAGAAAAAAATCAAAACGCCACGCATTGATCAAATGGCAGCCGCTGGCATGAAGTTCAGCCAGATGTATGCAGGCTCAACCGTGTGTGCCCCTTCAAGATGTGTTCTGATGACAGGCCTGCACATGGGCCACTGCCGCGTCAGAGGCAACACGCGTGTCAAAGAAAATCAGTCACTTAAACCCGAAGATGTAACGGTTGCCGAAATCCTGAAACAGGCTGGCTACAAGACCGCTCTGACGGGCAAATGGGGTGTAGGGGAAGCAGGCACGCAAGGCGTACCCAACCTGCAGGGCTTCGATTATTTTTATGGCTATCTGAATCAACACAACGCCCACAACTATTATCCCGGTTTCCTCTGGAAGAACGGAAAAAAAGTAAAGCTGAATAATATTGTTGATCCCGAAACGATCAACTCCGATGGGCTGGGCGGGGTCGCCTCTAAGAAAGTCGACTACTCTCATGATCTGGTCATGCAGGAAGCACTCGACTTTATCGATCGTAGCGCCCAAGATCCGTTCTTCCTGTATGTGGCACTGACCATCCCCCATGCCAACAATGAAGCGGGGCGCAAAGTGGGTGATGGTCAGGAAGTGCCTGATTATGGTATCTACGAAGATACAGACTGGAAGAAACAGAACAAAGGTCAGGCCGCCATGATCACCCGCATGGATACCGGCGTCGGCCAGATTCTGGATAAACTCAAGGCACTCAAGATCGACAAAAATACGCTGGTCATTTTCAGTTCAGATAATGGACACCACCGTGAAGGAGGCAATGATCCTGAATTTTTTGACGCCAACGGACCGCTCAGAGGCATGAAACGTGATTTATACGAAGGGGGCATCCGCGTGCCATTCATTGCCTGGTGGCCCGGCACCACACCTGCGGATTCTGTATCTGATCACATCGGCTATTTCGGTGACCTGATGGCAACGGCTGCGGATCTGGCAGACGTCCCCTGCCCGGCTGGACTGGACAGCGTTAGCATCCTCCCCACGCTCACCGGGCATCCTGACCAACAAGAGCAGCACGACTTCCTCTACTGGGAATTCTATGAGCAGGGCAGCAAGCAGGCAGTTCGCGCAGGAAAGTGGAAAGCCGTTCGCATGCCCATACTGACGGGTACGACCGAATTGTATAATCTCGATCAGGATCTAGGGGAAGGCAAAAACATCGCAGATGAGCATCCGGAACTGGTGAAACAACTGGAAGCCATGATGCAACAGGCCCATTCAGATGACCCACTCTGGAAGCCCGGTGGAAAAACTCCCAAAAAGCAACCGGCACCCGGTGATGGCAAACCACGGTTTTAA
- a CDS encoding pilus assembly protein TadG-related protein, translating into MKRIHTEKKINDCRRGIAVLWLVIWGSLFLTFFCVVLEIANLWQAHVELKNALDAAALAAVKEWGAEGSTLTEDARNSGVTYAAANTVTGKPVVLDPNYDPIIVSPPDPNLNPNQNASCDGNLVFGRITIPGALPEITFNSSLDVNVLGVLPAVRAQATVEVESFCSTLFGFSLFDVSAKSTAYYDILTGEVALVTIDTYTCN; encoded by the coding sequence ATGAAGCGAATTCACACAGAAAAGAAAATCAATGATTGCCGTCGCGGGATTGCAGTCCTGTGGCTGGTGATCTGGGGGTCTTTGTTTCTGACGTTTTTCTGTGTGGTCCTGGAGATTGCTAATCTATGGCAGGCTCACGTCGAACTTAAAAATGCTCTAGATGCGGCAGCGCTGGCTGCCGTTAAAGAGTGGGGGGCTGAAGGGAGTACGCTTACAGAGGATGCAAGAAATTCAGGTGTTACCTATGCTGCTGCCAATACTGTAACTGGTAAGCCTGTTGTATTAGATCCCAATTATGATCCTATAATTGTTTCCCCCCCTGACCCGAACCTGAACCCGAATCAAAATGCTTCCTGTGACGGGAATTTAGTATTTGGCAGAATAACGATTCCTGGTGCACTACCGGAAATAACATTTAATTCATCATTAGATGTGAATGTACTTGGCGTATTACCTGCTGTTCGTGCGCAGGCAACAGTCGAAGTGGAAAGTTTCTGCAGTACTTTGTTTGGCTTTTCCTTGTTTGATGTTTCTGCAAAATCAACCGCATACTACGATATTCTGACAGGTGAAGTCGCGCTCGTGACGATTGATACATATACTTGTAATTGA
- a CDS encoding TadE family protein: MIVSRSGVVVLELILTAPALLIIMLAMVQISLIYVASEQTAYAARYAAKITSETSPANINSVNTGDLKASIDRVLRVGGLPQGSCRVILEHNVPGGVVPAVPPIPPVLSIAAGPEVTIADPDSPDPECNCEPPASPLPTVPGGIVVLVNQSVRTTVCVRLGNNIPDLLSSFGFSIQDYIVEHSTTYLYEVPLVAIP; encoded by the coding sequence ATGATCGTTTCCCGCTCGGGGGTTGTCGTGCTGGAATTGATTCTAACCGCGCCAGCGTTGCTGATTATCATGCTGGCGATGGTCCAGATTTCTTTAATTTATGTCGCAAGTGAGCAGACTGCTTATGCGGCCCGCTATGCTGCCAAGATTACTTCGGAAACATCCCCTGCTAATATCAATTCAGTAAACACAGGCGACTTGAAAGCGAGCATTGATCGGGTATTGCGTGTGGGGGGGCTGCCACAAGGGAGTTGTCGGGTGATACTTGAGCATAATGTTCCTGGTGGGGTTGTTCCTGCAGTTCCTCCCATTCCTCCAGTTCTGTCAATCGCGGCGGGGCCTGAAGTCACAATTGCGGATCCGGACTCTCCAGATCCTGAATGTAACTGCGAACCTCCAGCATCACCGCTTCCCACAGTACCGGGAGGAATTGTGGTTCTCGTCAATCAATCTGTGCGAACCACTGTGTGTGTGAGGTTAGGAAACAACATTCCAGATTTATTATCGAGCTTTGGTTTTTCCATACAGGATTATATTGTGGAACATTCGACAACTTATCTTTATGAAGTTCCTCTGGTTGCAATACCTTGA
- a CDS encoding TadE/TadG family type IV pilus assembly protein, producing the protein MKMSGARTLLDDRNSRFTRVTGCRQRTGSVLLEFILAFPLILILSLAIIQFGFFALLQQTVTVATIEGSREAAQVGASTDSVGNLIKQYVALNSLDLILTSPAASGSGNVLVTIQTGPSTVTIGNSDIPCTPVGPDPTASEVKVTVCTNLTDPSGDTPIPDLLSSFGFTLSGKQLEISAMTGLE; encoded by the coding sequence ATGAAAATGAGCGGGGCACGAACCTTGTTGGATGACAGGAACAGTCGGTTTACCAGAGTGACCGGCTGCAGGCAGCGCACAGGGTCGGTTCTGCTAGAATTCATCCTGGCATTTCCGCTTATTTTGATCCTCTCTCTGGCGATTATTCAATTCGGATTCTTTGCGCTGCTGCAACAGACAGTGACAGTTGCCACAATTGAGGGCTCCCGCGAAGCCGCGCAGGTAGGTGCATCAACCGATTCGGTAGGAAACTTGATTAAACAATACGTTGCCTTGAATTCCTTGGATCTGATACTCACCTCACCGGCTGCTTCAGGATCTGGTAACGTTTTAGTAACGATTCAAACAGGGCCATCCACCGTGACAATTGGAAATAGTGATATCCCCTGCACCCCAGTCGGGCCTGATCCGACAGCTTCAGAAGTCAAGGTTACGGTTTGTACCAATCTAACTGATCCGAGTGGTGATACCCCCATCCCCGACCTCTTATCTTCATTTGGTTTCACGCTTTCGGGAAAACAGCTTGAAATCAGCGCTATGACCGGTTTAGAGTAA